From Chryseobacterium joostei, the proteins below share one genomic window:
- a CDS encoding carbon starvation CstA family protein produces MESLNNINALTLIFVSVLIFAIAYRFYGIFIANKVLRLNDGNMTPAVEFADGKDYVATNKNVLFGHHFAAIAAAGPLVGPVLAAQFGYLPGALWILIGCVLGGGVHDMIVLFASVRHKGQSLATIASKEIGKATGTVAGFAILFILILTLAGLSLACINAMHEASWSLFTVIITMPIAIIMGLIMRYKKNSVLFASILGGILLVAGIIGGHSLMQNATINNLFSWDIKTISIAIPLYGFIASVLPVWLLLVPRDYLSTYLKIGTIIMLAIGVIVIHPTIQMPAITAFVNGGGPIIGGPVLPFIFIVIACGAISGFHAVIATGTTPKMLTKEREILFVGYGAMLVEGFVALMALIAACTLMPGDYFAINTPKEAYDSFLAAHPSLHGVDIDYYSQKIGIDLYGRTGGAVSLAVGMAHIFNKIPYMDQLTAYWYNFAIMFEAVFILTAIDAGTRVGRFFLQEMLGSVVPKFNDKNWIPGIIISSLLFTFAWGYLVYTGNVNSIWPLFGISNQLLAACGLIVCTTMLIRMKRGKYAFCSAIPGVFMAGITFWAGYIQVTAIYIPKGQYLLAALAATAMILMLIVFIGAFRKWYQLLKINTTEIDHYGEAVKELVER; encoded by the coding sequence ATGGAATCTTTAAACAATATCAATGCACTTACTCTCATATTTGTATCTGTCCTTATTTTTGCGATAGCTTACCGCTTTTATGGTATTTTTATTGCGAATAAAGTTCTCCGACTTAATGACGGGAATATGACTCCCGCCGTAGAATTTGCAGATGGTAAAGATTATGTTGCCACCAATAAAAATGTACTTTTCGGGCATCATTTTGCGGCTATTGCTGCAGCAGGACCTTTGGTTGGGCCTGTTCTTGCGGCACAATTCGGATATCTTCCCGGTGCATTATGGATATTGATAGGCTGTGTTCTGGGAGGCGGAGTACACGATATGATTGTACTCTTTGCTTCAGTAAGACATAAGGGGCAGAGTCTTGCCACTATTGCTTCCAAAGAAATAGGAAAAGCAACAGGAACTGTAGCAGGTTTTGCCATCCTTTTCATTCTGATCCTTACGCTGGCAGGTTTATCATTGGCTTGCATCAATGCGATGCATGAAGCTTCATGGTCTCTTTTTACAGTAATCATCACCATGCCCATTGCCATCATCATGGGACTCATCATGCGCTATAAAAAGAACAGTGTCCTGTTTGCAAGTATTCTTGGAGGTATTCTTTTGGTTGCAGGGATTATCGGGGGACACAGCCTGATGCAGAATGCTACGATAAATAATCTATTTTCCTGGGATATTAAAACGATTTCCATTGCGATCCCTCTGTATGGTTTTATTGCTTCTGTATTACCGGTATGGCTTCTTTTGGTGCCAAGAGATTATCTTTCGACTTATTTAAAGATAGGAACTATTATTATGCTGGCTATTGGAGTAATTGTTATTCACCCTACGATACAGATGCCGGCTATTACAGCTTTTGTAAATGGTGGTGGCCCTATTATTGGTGGTCCGGTACTTCCTTTTATATTCATTGTTATTGCCTGTGGAGCCATTTCCGGTTTCCATGCTGTGATTGCCACGGGAACAACTCCGAAAATGCTTACTAAAGAAAGAGAAATTCTTTTTGTAGGATATGGAGCCATGCTGGTGGAAGGCTTTGTAGCATTGATGGCGCTTATTGCTGCCTGTACCCTAATGCCTGGTGATTATTTTGCAATCAATACTCCCAAAGAAGCTTATGATTCGTTTCTTGCAGCACATCCTTCATTACACGGAGTAGATATTGATTATTATTCACAGAAAATAGGTATTGATCTATATGGCAGAACCGGAGGTGCAGTATCTCTGGCGGTGGGAATGGCTCATATATTCAATAAGATTCCGTATATGGATCAGCTGACAGCCTATTGGTATAATTTTGCAATTATGTTTGAAGCAGTGTTTATTCTTACCGCCATTGATGCAGGAACAAGGGTTGGACGCTTTTTTTTACAGGAAATGCTAGGCTCTGTTGTTCCAAAATTCAATGATAAAAATTGGATTCCGGGAATTATTATCAGCAGTCTTCTTTTCACATTTGCATGGGGATATCTGGTGTACACCGGAAATGTAAACAGTATCTGGCCGTTATTTGGAATTAGTAATCAGCTACTGGCTGCCTGTGGGCTTATCGTCTGTACAACCATGCTGATAAGAATGAAAAGAGGTAAATATGCTTTCTGTTCGGCTATTCCTGGAGTTTTCATGGCGGGGATAACATTCTGGGCAGGTTATATTCAGGTGACCGCCATCTATATTCCTAAAGGACAGTATTTACTGGCAGCTTTAGCGGCAACAGCAATGATTCTTATGCTTATTGTATTTATAGGTGCTTTCAGAAAGTGGTATCAACTGCTTAAGATCAATACAACCGAAATTGACCATTATGGTGAAGCGGTAAAAGAACTGGTAGAAAGATAA
- a CDS encoding alpha/beta hydrolase: protein MKSSKNNISIYRFFTNLFFVLLLSLSHLFFSQNFSQISNQTPPVKSTLLPEIANLSENIIYKTNRKGNAVQLDVFTPKNAPSGQLLPVLIYVHGGGWIQGDKIIHSDNYVETTIAKLMAKQYAVISINYTLLNDSTHFPLPVEDTKDAVRWVRKNAGQYHFDTNNIGLFGASAGAHLSLLAAYTPDNTYLGNPELSSYSAKVNYVIDHYGPADLNKLFHTKLGTIPVAMIGLMSKKIVSLQQNLVKGLSGYALKKNQERAINYLETISPVNFVSGGVPTLIVQGNNDKIVPLNQSKKLHRKLNRAKIQNSLIIVDGGIHGFGTTDKAYLDQLTDQMVDFILSQKK, encoded by the coding sequence ATGAAATCATCTAAAAACAACATATCAATCTACAGGTTTTTTACAAACCTGTTTTTTGTTTTATTGTTAAGCCTTTCTCATTTATTTTTTTCACAGAACTTTTCACAGATATCCAACCAGACTCCCCCTGTAAAAAGTACATTACTTCCCGAAATAGCCAATTTATCTGAAAATATTATATATAAAACCAACAGAAAAGGAAATGCAGTACAACTGGACGTGTTCACTCCAAAAAACGCTCCTTCAGGTCAATTGCTTCCAGTGCTAATCTATGTTCACGGTGGTGGATGGATACAAGGAGATAAAATAATCCACTCTGATAATTATGTTGAAACTACCATTGCTAAACTGATGGCAAAGCAATATGCTGTGATCAGTATTAATTATACCCTTCTGAATGACAGTACTCATTTTCCTTTGCCAGTGGAAGATACCAAAGATGCTGTAAGATGGGTAAGAAAAAATGCAGGGCAATATCATTTTGACACGAATAATATTGGGTTGTTTGGTGCCTCAGCAGGAGCTCACCTTTCTTTGCTTGCGGCCTACACTCCGGACAATACTTATTTGGGTAATCCGGAACTTTCGTCTTATTCTGCCAAGGTAAATTATGTGATTGATCATTATGGTCCTGCAGATCTGAATAAGCTTTTCCACACAAAATTAGGAACAATACCGGTCGCTATGATTGGATTAATGTCAAAAAAGATTGTCAGTCTACAGCAGAATCTAGTGAAGGGACTTTCAGGGTATGCTCTCAAGAAAAACCAGGAAAGAGCCATTAATTATCTTGAAACCATATCTCCCGTTAATTTTGTTTCTGGAGGTGTACCTACTTTAATTGTTCAGGGAAATAATGATAAAATTGTTCCTTTAAACCAATCTAAAAAGCTTCACAGAAAATTAAACAGAGCCAAAATACAGAACTCTCTGATCATCGTAGACGGAGGAATACATGGCTTTGGCACTACTGATAAAGCTTATCTGGATCAACTTACGGATCAGATGGTAGATTTCATTCTTTCACAGAAAAAATAA
- a CDS encoding DUF3037 domain-containing protein produces MQEDKIYEYAVIRLVPKVEREEFFNIGLVMFSKKEKFIRVEFYLCPDKFKLMHSKLDYEDIIQNLESFQKIAHGEKDGGPIAQLDIPERFRWLTAVRSAVVQTSRPHPGKSRDLNITFGKLFEELVK; encoded by the coding sequence ATGCAAGAGGATAAAATATATGAATATGCGGTAATACGCCTGGTGCCTAAAGTTGAGAGAGAAGAGTTTTTCAATATAGGACTGGTTATGTTTTCTAAAAAGGAAAAATTCATTCGGGTTGAATTTTATTTATGTCCAGATAAATTCAAGCTGATGCACAGCAAACTAGATTACGAGGATATTATTCAAAACCTGGAAAGCTTTCAGAAAATTGCTCACGGAGAGAAAGATGGTGGACCCATTGCACAACTCGATATTCCTGAACGTTTTCGCTGGCTTACTGCTGTAAGAAGTGCTGTTGTACAAACTTCAAGACCTCATCCCGGAAAATCAAGAGATCTAAATATCACTTTTGGTAAACTTTTTGAGGAGTTAGTAAAATAA
- a CDS encoding HipA family kinase: MQNLRTVTVTRYILPLREGGSLPALAEADDDFKYVLKFRGAGHGVKMLISELLGGKITEALGLKIPELVFVNLEADFGRTEADEEIQDLLKFSEGLNLGLHYLSGSITYDPGVSVDPLLASKIVWLDAFITNIDRTFRNTNMLMWHKELWIIDNGASFYFHHSWQNFDAAAKTPFKYVKDHVLLPKAKMLDEADKFAHEILNDALFREIVNSIPEDWLQWNDADETPDEIREIYFQFLKTRLENSSIFVNEAKNARG; encoded by the coding sequence ATGCAGAATTTAAGAACAGTAACCGTAACGCGTTACATTCTGCCACTGAGGGAGGGAGGTTCACTTCCTGCTCTGGCAGAAGCTGATGATGATTTTAAATATGTCTTAAAATTCCGTGGGGCCGGCCATGGGGTAAAAATGCTGATCTCCGAACTTTTGGGAGGAAAGATTACAGAAGCCTTAGGATTAAAGATCCCTGAACTGGTTTTTGTAAATCTGGAAGCTGACTTCGGAAGAACAGAAGCTGATGAGGAAATTCAGGATCTATTAAAGTTTTCTGAGGGACTGAACCTGGGACTGCATTATCTTTCAGGTTCTATCACCTATGATCCAGGTGTAAGTGTTGATCCTCTTCTGGCTTCAAAAATCGTATGGCTTGATGCATTTATTACCAATATTGACCGTACGTTTAGAAATACCAATATGCTGATGTGGCATAAGGAACTTTGGATTATTGACAATGGAGCTTCGTTCTATTTTCACCATTCATGGCAGAATTTTGATGCAGCTGCAAAGACTCCATTCAAATATGTGAAAGACCATGTACTTCTTCCTAAAGCTAAAATGCTGGATGAAGCAGATAAGTTTGCTCATGAGATATTGAATGACGCCCTTTTCAGAGAAATTGTTAATTCAATCCCTGAAGACTGGTTACAATGGAATGACGCGGATGAAACTCCTGATGAAATCCGTGAGATTTATTTTCAGTTTCTGAAAACCCGATTAGAAAATTCTTCAATCTTTGTAAACGAAGCGAAAAATGCAAGAGGATAA
- a CDS encoding alpha/beta hydrolase family protein: MNLINEKNIPIENKETRSFLADAFYKDTLQKLPLVIFVHGYKGYKDWGAWNLMAEKFAEAGFFFVKFNFSHNGTTMNDPYNFGDLEAFGNNNYSKELSDLGAVIDHFTKDPHVDIEKIVLIGHSRGGGISIIKTFEDERINGLITLASVDTLDRFPKGEAFENWKKDGVYYAMNGRTKQEMPHYYQFYENYEQNLHRFDVERATEMAKAHMLIIHGTEDEAVEVKQAEHLHLLHPNSELFLIENANHTFGAKEPWTSSDLPKDLHSVTEKCIDFIKEKLK, encoded by the coding sequence ATGAATTTGATTAATGAAAAGAATATACCTATAGAAAATAAGGAAACAAGAAGCTTTCTTGCTGATGCTTTTTATAAAGATACCTTACAAAAACTTCCCTTAGTGATATTTGTTCACGGATATAAAGGCTACAAAGACTGGGGTGCCTGGAATCTGATGGCAGAAAAGTTTGCTGAAGCAGGATTTTTCTTTGTGAAGTTTAATTTTTCGCATAACGGAACAACGATGAATGATCCCTATAACTTTGGAGATCTTGAAGCTTTTGGTAACAATAATTATTCTAAAGAGCTTTCTGACCTTGGTGCTGTTATTGACCATTTTACTAAAGACCCACATGTGGATATTGAAAAAATTGTTTTGATAGGACACAGTAGAGGAGGAGGAATTTCCATCATTAAAACTTTTGAAGATGAAAGAATCAATGGCTTGATTACATTGGCAAGTGTGGATACACTAGACCGTTTCCCGAAAGGAGAGGCTTTTGAAAACTGGAAAAAAGATGGAGTATACTATGCCATGAATGGACGTACAAAACAGGAAATGCCTCATTACTATCAGTTTTATGAAAATTATGAGCAGAACCTTCATCGCTTTGATGTTGAAAGAGCAACAGAAATGGCAAAAGCTCATATGCTGATTATTCATGGAACAGAGGACGAAGCAGTAGAGGTGAAACAGGCAGAACATCTTCATCTTCTTCATCCCAATTCTGAACTGTTTCTGATTGAAAATGCTAACCATACTTTCGGAGCGAAAGAGCCATGGACAAGCTCTGATTTACCAAAAGATTTACATAGCGTAACCGAAAAATGTATTGATTTTATAAAAGAAAAATTGAAATAA
- a CDS encoding flavin reductase family protein, producing MKTVIPSEITSVQLQTIMQTAVSPRPIALASTVDKDGNNNLSPFSFFNMFSTVPPILIFSPSRRVRDNTTKHTLENVLEVPEVVIGTVNFPIVQQISLASTEYETGVNEFIKSGLTMKDADLVKPKLIEECPVNFECKVLEVKSLGDQGGAGNLVICEVQKIHIREEYLNEAGNLDQNKLDMVARLGGNWYSRSNENSLFEVPKPLVTKGIGFDLLPDAIKYSKVFTGNDLGMLANTEVLPSGDFHADENIHTDAQKLLLESKVEEAWVLLTIK from the coding sequence ATGAAAACAGTAATCCCCTCCGAGATAACCTCCGTACAGCTACAGACCATCATGCAGACAGCCGTTTCACCACGTCCTATTGCATTAGCTTCTACGGTGGATAAAGACGGTAATAATAATTTATCTCCATTCAGTTTTTTCAACATGTTCAGTACAGTTCCTCCGATCTTGATCTTTTCACCATCAAGGAGAGTACGTGACAATACAACGAAACATACTTTAGAAAATGTTTTGGAAGTTCCGGAGGTTGTAATTGGAACAGTAAATTTTCCAATTGTACAGCAGATTTCTCTGGCATCTACAGAATATGAGACTGGAGTAAATGAGTTTATAAAGTCTGGTCTCACTATGAAAGATGCAGATCTTGTGAAGCCAAAACTAATTGAAGAATGTCCTGTTAACTTTGAATGCAAGGTTTTAGAAGTAAAATCCTTGGGAGATCAGGGTGGAGCAGGAAATCTTGTGATTTGTGAGGTTCAGAAGATTCACATCAGGGAAGAATATCTGAATGAAGCAGGAAATCTTGACCAGAACAAGCTGGATATGGTAGCCCGACTAGGTGGCAACTGGTATTCCCGAAGTAATGAAAACAGCCTTTTTGAAGTTCCAAAACCTTTGGTAACAAAAGGAATTGGGTTTGATCTTCTTCCGGATGCTATTAAGTACAGTAAAGTATTCACAGGGAATGATCTTGGAATGCTTGCCAATACAGAGGTTTTACCTTCCGGTGATTTCCATGCTGATGAAAACATTCATACTGACGCCCAGAAATTACTTCTGGAAAGCAAAGTTGAAGAAGCGTGGGTTTTACTCACCATAAAATAA
- a CDS encoding GxxExxY protein, with protein sequence MITQKLINELSYKIVRACIEVHKLAGPGLYEEVYHQCLEKEFNLLGLKYKSELEIPFFYKGNQIDCKVKCDFLIEELVVLELKAVAEIHQIHKAQTINYMNLLKAPRSILVNFNVTNLYHEGCESFASKVFKELPKE encoded by the coding sequence ATGATTACTCAAAAATTGATTAATGAGCTTTCCTACAAAATCGTTAGGGCTTGTATAGAAGTTCATAAACTGGCTGGCCCCGGTTTATATGAAGAAGTCTATCATCAATGCTTAGAAAAAGAATTTAATCTATTAGGTTTAAAATACAAAAGTGAACTTGAAATACCATTTTTCTATAAAGGAAATCAAATAGATTGTAAGGTAAAATGTGACTTTTTAATTGAAGAATTAGTTGTTTTAGAACTAAAGGCGGTTGCAGAAATTCATCAAATTCATAAGGCGCAAACCATCAACTATATGAATCTTTTAAAAGCTCCTCGTTCAATACTAGTCAATTTCAATGTCACAAACCTTTATCATGAGGGCTGTGAATCTTTTGCATCTAAGGTATTTAAGGAACTTCCAAAAGAATGA
- the fahA gene encoding fumarylacetoacetase, producing MKSFVDYTSNSDFSIHNIPFGVAVFNKEYIGCCTRIGDQVIDLATLYDLGYFDDIDGLDDNVFEAYTINEFIELGKPVTNAVRTKIQTLLQEGSALSKDQKTIEDAFYDLDKVKMMMPLHIPNYTDFYSSIEHATNVGKMFRDPANALLPNWKHLPVGYHGRASSIVVSGTEINRPKGQMKPADADKPVFGPCKQLDFELEMAFILNTNTEMGESISTKDAEDAIFGMVIFNDWSARDIQSWEYVPLGPFLAKNFGSSISPWVVTLEALEPFKTASPKQDPEVLDYLKFEGDKNYDINLEVYIQPENGDQNLISESNYKHMYWNMTQQLAHHTINGCNVEVGDMYASGTISGSDPKSFGSMLELTWRGQNPISLSNGEERKFIEDNDTVTMKAWAEKDGIRVGFGEVSGKIIPTL from the coding sequence ATGAAATCATTTGTAGACTATACCTCAAATTCGGATTTTTCTATACATAATATTCCTTTCGGAGTTGCAGTTTTCAACAAAGAATATATCGGATGCTGCACAAGAATCGGAGATCAGGTTATTGATCTTGCAACCCTTTATGATCTTGGTTATTTTGACGACATTGACGGATTGGACGACAATGTTTTTGAAGCCTACACCATTAATGAATTCATAGAATTGGGCAAACCTGTTACGAATGCTGTTCGTACAAAAATACAGACGTTACTGCAGGAAGGTTCTGCATTGTCTAAAGATCAAAAAACCATTGAAGATGCATTTTATGACCTTGACAAGGTAAAAATGATGATGCCTCTTCACATCCCAAATTACACAGACTTCTACAGCAGCATTGAGCATGCTACCAACGTAGGAAAAATGTTCCGTGATCCTGCAAATGCATTGTTACCAAACTGGAAGCATTTACCGGTAGGCTACCATGGTAGAGCTTCATCCATCGTTGTTTCAGGAACAGAAATTAATCGTCCAAAAGGACAGATGAAACCTGCTGATGCAGACAAACCTGTTTTCGGACCATGCAAGCAATTGGATTTTGAACTGGAAATGGCCTTTATCCTCAACACAAATACCGAGATGGGAGAAAGTATCTCTACAAAGGATGCTGAAGACGCCATCTTCGGAATGGTTATTTTCAACGACTGGTCTGCAAGAGATATACAATCTTGGGAGTATGTTCCACTAGGGCCATTCCTTGCGAAAAACTTCGGTTCATCCATTTCTCCTTGGGTAGTTACCCTTGAGGCCTTGGAACCATTCAAAACAGCTTCTCCTAAACAGGATCCTGAAGTTTTGGATTATTTAAAATTTGAAGGTGATAAAAACTATGATATCAACCTTGAAGTGTATATCCAACCTGAAAATGGTGACCAAAACCTAATCAGCGAAAGCAATTACAAACACATGTACTGGAATATGACCCAGCAACTGGCTCACCACACGATAAACGGATGTAACGTAGAGGTTGGTGATATGTATGCAAGTGGTACCATTTCAGGAAGTGATCCAAAATCTTTTGGTTCTATGCTTGAACTTACCTGGAGAGGACAAAATCCTATATCACTAAGCAATGGTGAGGAAAGAAAGTTCATTGAAGATAATGATACGGTTACCATGAAAGCCTGGGCTGAAAAAGATGGTATAAGAGTAGGTTTCGGTGAAGTTTCTGGTAAAATTATTCCAACACTTTAA
- the hppD gene encoding 4-hydroxyphenylpyruvate dioxygenase, with protein MSTLTFAEKIAQAENFLPINGTDYIEFYVGNAKQAAHYYKTAFGFQSVAYAGPETGVRDRASYVLQQGKIRLVLTTGLTSDSPISEHVKKHGDGVKILALWVDDAYAAFEETTKRGGKPYLEPVTLTDEHGEVRMSGIYTYGETVHMFIERKNYNGAFMPGYEKWESNYNPEEAGLLYVDHCVGNVDWNRMIPTVEWYEKVMGFVNILSFDDKQINTEYSALMSKVMSNGNGFAKFPINEPAEGKKKSQVEEYLDFYEGEGVQHIAVATKDIIHTVTELKKRGVEFLSAPPEAYYSMVPERVGHIDEDLKKLQDLGILIDHDEEGYLLQIFTKPVEDRPTLFFEIIERHGAQSFGAGNFKALFEALEREQERRGNL; from the coding sequence ATGTCAACACTTACATTTGCCGAGAAAATTGCTCAAGCAGAGAATTTCTTACCGATTAACGGTACAGATTACATTGAGTTTTATGTAGGAAATGCAAAACAGGCTGCTCATTATTATAAAACCGCTTTCGGTTTTCAGTCTGTAGCTTATGCTGGTCCTGAAACAGGAGTAAGAGACCGTGCATCTTATGTGCTTCAACAAGGAAAAATCAGATTGGTACTTACTACAGGACTTACATCTGACTCTCCTATCAGCGAACACGTAAAAAAACATGGTGACGGAGTAAAAATTTTGGCACTTTGGGTAGATGACGCTTACGCAGCATTTGAAGAAACTACTAAAAGAGGTGGAAAGCCATATTTAGAGCCTGTAACTTTAACTGATGAGCACGGTGAAGTAAGAATGTCCGGAATTTATACTTACGGAGAAACAGTTCACATGTTTATTGAAAGAAAAAATTATAACGGAGCATTTATGCCTGGGTATGAGAAATGGGAAAGTAACTATAACCCTGAAGAAGCGGGCTTACTTTATGTAGACCACTGTGTAGGAAATGTAGACTGGAACAGAATGATCCCTACGGTAGAATGGTACGAGAAAGTAATGGGATTTGTAAATATCCTTTCTTTTGATGACAAGCAAATCAATACAGAATATTCTGCTTTGATGTCTAAAGTAATGTCAAACGGAAACGGATTTGCAAAATTCCCTATCAATGAGCCTGCAGAAGGTAAAAAGAAATCTCAGGTAGAAGAATATCTTGATTTCTACGAAGGTGAGGGTGTACAACACATTGCTGTTGCAACTAAAGATATTATCCATACTGTAACTGAATTGAAAAAGCGTGGTGTAGAGTTCCTTTCTGCTCCACCAGAGGCATACTATAGCATGGTTCCTGAAAGAGTAGGTCATATTGATGAAGATCTTAAAAAACTTCAGGACTTAGGTATACTTATTGATCATGATGAAGAAGGATATCTATTACAGATCTTTACTAAACCTGTAGAAGACCGTCCTACTCTATTCTTCGAAATTATTGAAAGACATGGCGCGCAAAGTTTTGGTGCCGGAAACTTCAAGGCTTTATTCGAAGCTCTGGAAAGAGAACAGGAAAGAAGAGGTAATCTTTAA
- a CDS encoding acetyl-CoA hydrolase/transferase family protein, producing the protein MQNYISAEEAIYTIKSGNRVFFHGSACTPNFLIDEVARQSHRLENVEMVSITQQGNVEIAKPEYKDKFFINSLFVSTPVRDAVNSDRGDFVPVFLSEIPILFRKNILPLDVALVTVSPPDRHGFCTLGTSVDIARAAVDTAKIIVALVNPRMPRTHGDGMIHISRIHKLVWHEEELPTVDYSSKVGPEEMLVGKNVADLIEDKSTLQMGIGTIPDAVLKCLSNHKDLGIHTEMLSDGVIDLIQNDVINNKYKGYNDNKTITSFCFGTRKLYDYVDDNTVFAFRDVSEVNFPINIMKNKKLVAINSAIEIDLTGQVCADSIGTLQYSGIGGQMDFMRGAALSDDGKPIIAITARTKKGISRIVPFLKQGAGVVTTRGHIHYVVTEYGTAYLYGKNLRQRAQELISIAHPDDREMLERAAFERFKH; encoded by the coding sequence ATGCAAAATTACATAAGCGCAGAAGAAGCAATTTATACGATCAAAAGCGGTAACCGCGTATTTTTTCACGGTAGTGCATGTACTCCCAATTTCCTGATTGATGAAGTAGCAAGACAATCACACCGATTAGAAAATGTAGAAATGGTATCCATTACCCAACAAGGAAATGTAGAGATTGCAAAGCCCGAATACAAAGACAAATTCTTTATCAATTCTTTATTCGTTTCCACACCGGTACGTGATGCTGTAAACTCGGACAGAGGAGATTTTGTACCGGTATTTCTAAGTGAGATTCCGATTTTATTCAGAAAAAATATTCTTCCTCTGGACGTTGCACTGGTAACAGTTTCTCCACCAGACAGACATGGTTTTTGTACATTAGGAACATCAGTGGATATTGCAAGAGCAGCCGTTGATACAGCAAAAATAATTGTTGCCCTTGTTAACCCAAGAATGCCGAGAACCCACGGAGACGGAATGATCCATATCAGCAGAATTCATAAACTGGTTTGGCATGAAGAAGAACTTCCAACCGTGGATTACAGTTCAAAAGTAGGTCCTGAAGAAATGCTTGTAGGAAAAAATGTAGCAGACCTTATTGAGGATAAATCTACTCTTCAGATGGGTATAGGAACCATTCCTGATGCCGTTTTAAAATGTTTAAGCAACCACAAAGACCTGGGAATTCACACCGAAATGCTGAGCGACGGAGTGATTGATCTTATCCAAAATGATGTCATCAATAATAAATACAAAGGCTATAACGATAATAAAACCATTACCAGCTTCTGTTTTGGAACCAGAAAGCTCTATGATTATGTAGATGACAACACAGTCTTCGCATTCAGAGATGTAAGTGAAGTAAACTTTCCCATCAACATCATGAAGAACAAAAAATTGGTTGCCATTAACTCAGCCATTGAAATTGATCTTACAGGACAGGTATGTGCAGATTCTATTGGAACTTTACAATACAGCGGTATTGGAGGACAAATGGACTTTATGCGTGGTGCAGCACTGAGTGATGACGGAAAACCAATTATTGCCATAACAGCAAGAACCAAAAAGGGAATCTCAAGAATTGTCCCTTTCCTCAAGCAAGGAGCCGGCGTTGTAACCACTAGAGGACACATCCACTATGTTGTTACAGAGTACGGAACTGCCTATCTGTATGGAAAAAACCTACGTCAAAGAGCGCAGGAATTGATCAGCATTGCACACCCTGATGACAGAGAAATGCTTGAAAGAGCAGCCTTTGAAAGATTTAAGCACTGA